Within the Hevea brasiliensis isolate MT/VB/25A 57/8 chromosome 2, ASM3005281v1, whole genome shotgun sequence genome, the region tgtttgcggtaatttggagcagtgtgcgtgtgttagTGTGTGTGTGGTGTGTGGTGTGAGACATGGacaggacaggtagacacggcttgagagacactcgctggaaccccacatttggtttattaagggaaagtccggcttgagagacactcgctggcagaggttggattaagagggttgtataggggatcagttcccatatatgtattatttgacagtgttgggtatgtgagtgctccaaattgcctttttgctgattgtgatatgaattgtatgaaaaatttatgaggatgttgcatatcactctacagggtgcattagctttagatagctatagagattatgattgaaattggtattttactctctgagtcgaacgctcatttctgtttatctatttttccaggctacaggaggattatttgttgtggttaacttgctcttcttcttcacaggttcattaataatatttaatatattttgtacaattgagttaaattttagactccgcatttgttagaagcacttatttttattttgggcctgtattataaaagttatgttgaacctgtaaaattattaactgtatgcatgatgggatttgatgagggagctgagctcccatttaagttatgacatttgattatgtggaaggtaagttgagctccccaatttattatatattgtgtttacaggtcgagcgagtcaaaaactccccgttaaatggtccattttatggtcagactctgtccgattgaattcttgaaattgggctcaaatgggccttagagtttggttgaggaatagttaggcttactacgggtctcgggggctttaggctggcccaggtcctagtgccggtccggcccataggttgggtcatgacatttATCGCTCAGCATCAATTTGAGGGGGGATGTTAGTATGGTGATAAGCTTATATGAATTACTAGTTTCCATATAGCTGTACATATCTTTGTAAATATGGTATAAATAGCTCTCTATACTTTGGATTATAACTAGTTGTATGAATCTGTGTAATTAAAGAGTAAATAACTTTCCATAATTAGGTTGATATTATAACTGTTTTTTAGGAATATAAATCAAGATGATTTCTATTTAAATGAAAGGACTCTCTATTGAAGAGATATTCAGCAAAAATTGTCACTCACACTACATATACTTCAATTAGAATAAAGGCTTAGTGTTCTCTTATGTCTGGCTAGCAAAAAGAAAAAGCGTAAGTTGAAGTTTGAATGGAATTAATTACAGAATCACcactcttttattattattattattattattattattattattatctagaaACAACTGAGATTCCAACTACACGTTAAAACAATTAATCCTCAAGGAATCTTGCTCCTGCTTACCTAATAACACACCCATTAATCACATAGCTTACAACTCTGTCAACAAGATATATCAGATCtatgtaaatttttatatttagggATTTAAAATATACTTTTTCTTCTAACTTCCGAAAATGAAGATAAGTTATAGAATAGAAGATCATTTGAGAAACTTGACGGGATATAATTTTGTGATTGATAAAAAGAAAGGGGTTGGACAATTCCTCTGAAGATCAAAGATATGTTGGCTGCTCTGCTTTTCAAGTTGACAAGATCTGTTGCTCTTCTTTTATTCTTACCCCACTCATTTGATTTGACCCTTTTTTGTCCGTGTGAATGCATTCAGTATTCATGACAAAAAAAGTGGAATCTTATTCTATCTTTTACGTTGCATTGAAACTTCATTCAGGATTTTGAATAGATGAAATAAAGGTTAAAGCTCAATTTGATTGATATTGAAGGCTCTGATTTTATGTGGTTGCATGGTTACTTTCCTTAGACCCAGACATGGCTCTCACGATCACATCCTAATTTGATATcagaaaagaattaaaaaaaaaaaaaaaaaaagttatggaGGTAAAGTCTGAAAatatatacaaatttgaggatCAATTGAGAAACAAGCTTCTATGAGAATCTGTACTTTCCTTTACAGGGCGCTTGCGCATGAAAACTATTTTAGAAGCAGAGACCAAAGCTAGTAACAACATGGCAAACAAGAGAATCAATTTAATAAGAGCCTTACTGGGAAAAACACCAACTTAGAGACAGTGGATTAACAAATAATAACTACACCATATCAGCCTAAATTCCACATTATTAAGCTTCTGTTAAGTGAAACCAACAGGATGTATCAAAAGAACTTTGATATTCACAAGGAAGAGAAAAGGGGTTCTTCAGAAACCCAAGATTAACTCTATTCTACCCTGTCTCTCAAGCTTCAGTCCTTTCGCCTCTTGGGACATGGGGGACAAGGCATTATGTACCAACAAACTGGCATTTTGCTTCATTGTATCGTTCTTGTAAgcttacacttggaaatgaagatAGTGGCTGTGTAATTTATACTACACAATTTTAAGAGCTCAGCTGACCTCTGCTTCAGCTCAGGATTACAACCACTCTGTATTACAAGCAGCAGCTTCGCTGCCAAACCCGCCTCCACGGCAAGTGCAGCACATTCCTCCGGTGCAAGCTGACAAACTTCCCATAATATGGATAATGCAAGCTGAGTACACCTCTCAGATACTTTCATCAACAACTTTCCCACATTCGGTATTGTGTTGGCACAATCCTTCAAAGCTGACCTTCCTTCTGAAATAGTTGAAAGAACCTCTAGAATATGAAGTGCTAACTCCAAACATTCCTTATTCAATCTGGGCAATAGCTCCAATAATTGAGGAATTGCCCCAATGCTCACAACTGAGTTCCTAATGGATTCATAAGAACAAAGAATTTTTAACAAACCAAGTCCAGCCACTACTCCGTTTGGATGTCTCTTATCTTTTACTAACCTCAACAAACCAACCAAAAGGCTCAAGCTTGACACATTTTCATACTCGAAATCCTTCCCTTCTATCAACAATTCAATCAATCTCGTACAGTTAATCTTGGTCTCGATCGAACCCTCATTTAGCATATCCACCACTAAAGAAATCTTCGAAGGTTGCAACAAATTTGCCCTGGATGTGAAATCAAGACCCAAATTCACCAGAATCCCAATTGCCTCGGACCCTACAGCATGCGTAGTAAAAGGACCCAAAAAGGACATGACTAGGGCAACGCCGCCATTATCTACAGCTGCCTTCCTCGCCGTGGCATGTTCATTGACCATCTGCCTAAGCTCTCTTAGAGCTTGAACTCTAGTttgacccttaaacttcttaagaGTCTCCAAAAGCTCAATTATCCTCCCCTGCACGTCCTTTGATCTCTTCTTCAAAGCCAAATACTTCTGCGAGAACCAGCTATATATGAGCTGCTGCAGAGTTTTGTTTGGCGTTACTGTATCGTCCCAGAGCTCTTGCATTGTAGTGGGACAAGTATAGTGGCCGAGCGAGAGCCATTTGAGGATGTTGGATCTCTCGTAAGTCTGGCCAGTGCAGAGAGTAACTGGGTCTTGCATTGGGTCCAATGAAATTGGACAAATGAACACGGACGGCACTTCCATCGATTCAAGCTCTTCAATCATCTTCTTCAGATCCAATTTCTCGGCGCCCGTAGCGGAAATCAACCCACCAGCACTACTACCTAAAATGCCATCTTTAACGGCGGTTTCCAGATCTAGAACTTGCCCTCCACCACCCACATCCAGCTTCATGTTTCCCAGCATTGTGTGGCTACTTCGCACATACATAGGCATTTTGGAATACccttctggaaaaaaaaaaacttactactaagaagaagaagaagaagaagaagaagaagaagaaggagaaagatATATAATCCAAGAAAGACCCTGAGATTtcaaaagagaaaataaagaatAATAAGAGGCATCACATCCACGGGACAAGAAAAGTGTTgtgggaaagaaaaagagaaaaaaagaagGCATAAGGTCTCTCTTCTTCATTGACAAACACGAGGAACAATGGCTATCAAAGGGGACAACTTTTCCACATTGTGTGCTTTACTTTGGTTCTTTATCTGAACTCTTTCTTTGGTCAAAAGAGTAACATTCTTCTCCATCGTCATCATCACCATCACCGTCATCATCAAACACATTATGAAGATCCAATCTTCTTCCCTATTACCAATGCTCTCTTCTCTTTAACTCATTAACAGCTTCCTCTTGAAGCTCCAAAAAAGAAATGAATGGAATGATCAACCCCAGACCAAGAAAAAAGCAAAGAATGAAAAGCGACAAAAAGGGATAATCATCACTTGCACATGAACAGTAGGGTCTTCAGCCAATTTTGCCAAAGCAATGCacggaagaaaaagaaaattatgaaaaagggaAAATAGAAAAAGACATGTAAGAATGGGTTAGCTCAGAACCATACCTAGTTATTGGCACACGGAAGGAAGGAGGGTGGAAGAGGAGAAAAAGAAATGCTATCCTCTGCCTGCACAGAGGGTCTTCTTCACTTCTCTTCTTTCGGGACAATGCCCCCAATACAATTTCTTTGAAAATTTCGCTTTAGTGGGCAAATTATTTTCTTTAcacattaaatttatcaaaaatatataatattacatcattacaatattatataaaaaataatttatatattgtgatagaaaattaataataaataattatatttaataaattttaataagtataatatcataatcattaaaaaaattaaattataaaatattatatttattgtaaatattttataaaaaacttattaataatattaaagaatGAATTatgataaataataaaaaaaaagaccaCTCTCATTGTCATAATTAATAGAGTTtactattttttaataaataaaaataaataaataaaaacaaaaatatctaaatttttaaataataataataaaatcattttTACATAAAATTTATGTTTGGAAATTCTACAAGTCCCCATCACACTTATGGATTAGGGTGGATCAACTTTTAAAATTACAGAATTGCCATTTTTAGTTGGGGCCCATTTAGGCATGCGCTGCCTCTCAGGCCCAACAGAGGGGGTAAAACAGGAAAGAGAAAACTTCTCATTAAAGTGAAAAAACCCCACGTGTGGACATACGATAAGAGAAAGTGGGATCCACTTTTACTTGGAGTGACCGGCTAGAGCCAGTGATTGAGCTGTTAGCGACCGTGCAGCGCACGTGCAACAACTAACTTTAGCCGCCCTTAGCATCCGGTTATCAGATGAGGGATTGGAAAATGTTAAATAACCAATTATGCATGTCTCAACTTCATTTcgcttaattttctttttttaagatTTAGACTTAAAGTTAGAGTTTTCAGATTAAAATTTAGAATTGAGAGTTTAGTGTTTAAAGTTTAAAATTTCAGAACTTAAAAATTTAAGATTTAGGgtttaaatttttagaatttaagtTTAGATGTTAGATTTTTAGGATTTAAGGTTAAATATTTATGgtttaaaagtttaaaatttaggttttagaattttaaaatttaaaatatttggatttagatttttaaaattaatttaggtCCTTAGCGTTTAAGCTATTAGAATTTGaagattttaattttatatatatatatatatatatatatatatatatatatatatattgagaaattataaaataagaaatgaggaaaaaaaaaattctgatcAAATAGTCAAAAATCAAAAATGGGGAATGCCATGGGTTTAGGAGTgaggaaattgaagtatttaatttcaaatcgaattgaattgaaaaaataattagaaaaactaatcaaattgaaataaattatctcAATCAAATTCAATGGATCTTTTATTCAACCTTTTAGACTCGATTTTTCATTCCCTCAACACTTGTTAACtgaattttttcaattttgtttaactgaattttcttatttaaaatcaaaccaaaccaattaaactagtttttttttttttttttaaaaatccaACCAAATTACTTAATGAACTAAAagaaatttttaattcaattaaatttgttgatttttcaatttaaatcaaaatttgttCATCTACATTAAAATCTATCAATAGAGTGATAATTTTAGACATGACATGTGAACACAACATAAATATGACACAAAAATAAAGTATTTGGATTGAGTTTGTTGTATCGTGAGTTGATCCATCAACTTGATTTAACATGTTTGTGACACGCTTTATTATTCATGTCATGTGTCGACCAATGATCTGTTAACTCATTTTGACCTATCAACATACTAAACTCATTTTAACCCATTAAtccataaattatattattagaaaataataaattaataaatataaatttaactatttattatatTAGAGCTTTTATTGTAGGTGATTTTTATAtggtttattaaaatttatttaatttatcaatttgCATAAcaagttaaaaaattatatttcttacaagtatttgttttttttttatttttttgttaaacCTTTAATTAGCTAAATATTGAAATATCGCATGTTTGTTCAatgttatattatatatttttgcatattattaaatttacatataattaaaattaatttgtaaatttcatgtaaCATATAAATTTATGAAGATTAAAAGTATTGGATCATGTCAAAGAAATTATATTGAGTAGCATAAAATCATATTAAATGATCAAGTCGTGTCAAATCGTGTTAAATGAGTTGATTCATGTCAAATTATATTAAATAGATCGCATCGTGTCAAATTAACTCAACACGATTTAATATTAATCATGTTGTGTTATGTTGTGTAACTTGTATAATAAGAGAGTCGTATTCGTATTCAGATTTTGACATGATTAATTAATTGTTTTGACCCTTAATTGTGTTCGTGTCAACACGAACGCAACCTACAAACTCGAATTACTACACCTACCCATCGGCAAgcacaatttaattaaattgttattgtgttgAGGTATATAAAAGTGTCAATTATGTATTGGAGATGCTATATTTCAATTGGACTATTGGAAtgagaaatataaattttattgtgATCACAAGCGCATTGTTGTGTGTGTAATGTACATGTTTTGGTTCCTTCGTGGAATACTTTATTTTACACGAGCTTAAGCACATTGTTTTTGGGAAGGAGGCTTCTTATGGAATCTTTGTAGTCAAGGGTATGATGCCCTAAATAATAATGTTGCGAATCGCTACTTATCctacttattttttttaaagataagGCAGATTCATTAATTTTGATTCAATACAAGGCCAAGGCCCAACAAGCCGAATTAAATTAGAAACAAGGCCCATACACAACAAGATACTGTTGGAATAATAACGGAAATTAAAAATGGACTGCATATTTCTAATTTGTAGCAGGCTTCCAATATAATGGAAACTAAATTTGTATATTAAATGTCCCAATGAAATAGAAATAGAATTTAGAAATAGAAAATACTGTTACTATTTTTAGTGCCAAAAAAACTTAAAAACGGATTAGAAATAGAAGTACCAAAAACTTTGCTTTCAAATTTAGAAACAGATTGTAAATGAAATAGAAAAGAACCAAAATCCATTTGTAAAATGGAAACAGATATAGTTTTGTTTCTAATTCGATTCTAAATTTAGAAATTGAAagtaaaacttaaaaatttagaaatagatttaatttctatttttaatttgtttttaaattgtgaaaagaagctaaaaaaattagaaatggaTTTCAAAATCTATTTATAAATTAGAAAATGATTTAGTTCTATTTTTAAATTGTAGAGATTGAAAAGAAAGATAAGACATTTAgaaatggattttaaatttggtttttaaatataactttttttttttaatttagaaataGACTTCTTAATTCGTTTCTAAATTTAGAAACAGACTTTAGAATCTGTTTCTaaattttggattttaaatttatgataggAAATATCACaccttttttaaaaatttaaaaatagacataaaaatccatttttatttcattttataatTGAAAATGGATTTAAAAATCTATTTTCTAATTTGTGAAgggaaaaatctcatcattttttAAATTACAAATGGATTTTGCATGTTGTTTTTAAATCGCTTGTAAAAAGACTTTTTTACTTCCTCATTTCacttattttttcatttttttttatctcatttcattattttttttttatttcctttcttttcctttcaTTCTTCTTTTACTTCCATTTCCTTtcatttcttcctcctttttctcttcattttatctttcatattatttttttacttttttcccTTTCATTAATACTTTCTTTTTCATTTCATTCTTTcttctattttatttcattttctttatcattttcttccttttatttttcatttcattattctctttttttttttcatttttctttaatttttccattttcttttttccattttctttcatttttcctaaTATAGTATACCCTAAAATTCAAACCAATCCGTTAGACCCGACCTGATTTGGTGGAGTTGGGCCCAGCAGTAAAATAGTCCGAAGGCAATCTAATGCTAATTTGAAAATACAAAATGAACATAAGGAGATCGGAAAGGATATTTCGATGATATGGTTCGTATAGAGCTTGAATAAGTTGGAATGACTTTGGAAGTAAGGAAACAAGACAAAAGCCATTAAAGTGAGAGAGATTACCATTGCTAACCTCATAAATAAGGTACATTTCCATAGCGTACGGAGACATATAGGTTGAAACAAATTAAGAGAATCCCAAGAATCACATTGATATGTCTCACATTGATATGTCTCTCCTCATCTTATAAATAAGCTCTTAAGAGAATCCCAAGAATCACATTGATATGTCTCACATTGATATGTCTCTCCTCATCTTATAAATAAGCTCTTAACACTAGCCAggtaagtaattttttttttcccaaacTCATTACTCCTTTTCATCACTTTAAGTTACAGTCTTCAAACCACTCTCTTACTTGACCGATGGAGTGGCTGCCCTTAGGCCATCAACCTTACTTTTATCTTTGGTTTCAGGCAACTCAAGATCTACAAGAAGTGTCATTTCCcttatcttttttcttttttattttcataaatctttctccattttaatttttattagtaaCTTATTATTTAGTAATTTTACTAAAACTAATTTTACTAAAACATAGCCGTGGCAATTTTttggatcagggttggtacttggaatgttggatcacttacaggaaaattgatggagcttgtggataccttggaaaggagaagggtgaatattgcttgcatttaggagactaaatgggtaggagagaaaagtaaggaagtgggtaattcagggtacaaactgtggtttaccagaaaggagagaaataagaacggagtgggtataatcatagacagaacattgaaagacgcagtagtagctgtgaaaagagcaggagatagaattatactagtaaagctagtactagaaggagaaacaataaatatagttagtgcttatgccccacaaataggactagacagtgagagtaaacaaaggttttgggaagatatggatgatttaatgcaaagcataccgaatgaagagaatgttttcattggtggagatttgaatggacatgtaggaagtgataggcaaggttatgagaatgttcatggaggttttggttttggcagtcgaaatgaggagggaaaaagcatcctggattttgctatggcatacgacctaatactagcaaatacctactttataaaagagagtcacatttagtgactttcaaaagtgggcaacatataagccaaatcgacttcctcttaacctagaagtcaaatagagctctatgcaaggattgcaaggtcattccaggagaggctttaacaagtcaacataggttggtggtcttggatgtcaagtttaggaacaattcaagtaaggttagaagaaatagtgtagctcgaacaaagtggtgggagttcaaaggagtaaagaaagtgaagttcaaaaatgagcttctcgagtccgaagtatggaagctagatatggaggccaatgatatgtggatacagatggcatcaaagattagagaagtagctagaaaagtacttggagagtctaaggacatggaccaccctcaaaagagagatggtggtggaatgaggaagtacaaaaggcgtgaagagaaaagggaatggtataagaaattaaataaatttgatattaatgagtcatatgaacagtacaagatagcaaagaaagaagcaaaaaggcgattagtcaagcaagagc harbors:
- the LOC110661204 gene encoding U-box domain-containing protein 30-like, which translates into the protein MPMYVRSSHTMLGNMKLDVGGGGQVLDLETAVKDGILGSSAGGLISATGAEKLDLKKMIEELESMEVPSVFICPISLDPMQDPVTLCTGQTYERSNILKWLSLGHYTCPTTMQELWDDTVTPNKTLQQLIYSWFSQKYLALKKRSKDVQGRIIELLETLKKFKGQTRVQALRELRQMVNEHATARKAAVDNGGVALVMSFLGPFTTHAVGSEAIGILVNLGLDFTSRANLLQPSKISLVVDMLNEGSIETKINCTRLIELLIEGKDFEYENVSSLSLLVGLLRLVKDKRHPNGVVAGLGLLKILCSYESIRNSVVSIGAIPQLLELLPRLNKECLELALHILEVLSTISEGRSALKDCANTIPNVGKLLMKVSERCTQLALSILWEVCQLAPEECAALAVEAGLAAKLLLVIQSGCNPELKQRSAELLKLCSINYTATIFISKCKLTRTIQ